One region of Arcobacter sp. CECT 8983 genomic DNA includes:
- a CDS encoding class I SAM-dependent DNA methyltransferase, which produces MNHKVQNQTINFIWGIADDVLRNVVKRGKYRDIILPFTVIRRLDVLLESTKEKVLETYEFLEKQGIEDKTTLYQVTKYPFYNHSKFTLSTLLNDPDNIESNLENYLDGFSDNVQEIISKFKLRNQLETMAEGNITYSLIEKFVSKDINLSPNISLNTKGEKLPALTNLGMGYVFEELIRKFNEENNEEAGEHFTPREIISLMTNIVFLPVKDKLKNNQQLSIYDPCCGSGGMLTESEKFAHELNDTLNFSLYGQESEGETYAICTADMLIKNENPENIFHGSTLSRDGFPTKKFEFMLSNPPYGKSWKNDYDYIVGDKKEIHDPRFYVGVPRSSDGQLLFLMNMVSKMVDSTELGSKIASVHNGSSLFTGDAGSGESEIRKHIIENDLLEAIIGLPKNMFYNTGINTYIWVLTNRKDKKRKGKVQLIDATEIYSKMRKSLGSKSYELKKEHIKQITDLYLNFEPTQQSKIFDNEDFGYHKITVERPLRLKVQFTIEAIESLRFDSTLTELMKLIYERYQDMVYIGLKDEKKAIESYFEENEIKVKPAELKKLFDTKLWENQRYLQYIANKLFEVFKDEIFMDYNLFIKDFDKELKKLDIKLSANEKKKILNAISSKDENAKRVIKKIHKSSVEKEPELYGLFVYGKNFVEYESDSELRDYENIPLKEDIEEYFKTEVLPHLDDAWINKDKTLKGYEISFTKQFYKFTPLRDIEKIEKDIKKAFESSAQLLKELGL; this is translated from the coding sequence TTGAATCACAAAGTACAAAATCAAACTATAAATTTTATTTGGGGTATTGCAGATGATGTTTTAAGAAATGTTGTCAAAAGAGGTAAATATAGAGATATCATCTTACCTTTTACTGTTATTAGAAGACTTGATGTTTTACTTGAAAGTACAAAAGAGAAGGTTTTAGAAACTTATGAGTTTTTAGAAAAGCAAGGTATTGAAGATAAAACAACTCTTTATCAAGTTACAAAATACCCTTTTTATAATCATTCCAAATTTACTTTATCAACACTGTTAAATGACCCTGATAATATTGAGTCAAATTTAGAAAACTATCTTGATGGTTTTAGTGACAATGTTCAAGAGATAATCTCAAAATTTAAATTAAGAAACCAACTTGAAACAATGGCAGAAGGAAATATAACATATTCACTTATAGAAAAGTTTGTTTCAAAAGATATAAACCTTAGTCCAAATATCTCTTTAAATACAAAAGGGGAAAAACTTCCAGCACTTACAAATCTTGGGATGGGATATGTTTTTGAAGAGCTTATAAGAAAGTTCAATGAAGAAAACAACGAAGAAGCGGGAGAACATTTTACTCCAAGAGAGATCATAAGTCTTATGACAAATATAGTTTTCCTTCCTGTAAAAGATAAACTTAAAAACAATCAACAACTTAGTATCTATGACCCATGTTGTGGAAGTGGTGGAATGCTAACAGAATCAGAGAAATTTGCACATGAGTTAAATGACACTTTGAACTTTTCTCTTTATGGACAAGAGAGTGAAGGTGAGACTTATGCTATTTGTACAGCAGATATGCTTATTAAAAATGAAAACCCTGAAAATATCTTTCATGGCTCAACTCTATCAAGGGATGGCTTTCCTACTAAGAAGTTTGAGTTTATGCTTTCAAACCCACCATATGGAAAGAGTTGGAAAAATGACTATGACTATATAGTTGGAGATAAAAAAGAGATACATGACCCAAGATTTTATGTGGGAGTTCCAAGAAGTAGTGATGGTCAGCTTCTGTTTCTTATGAATATGGTTTCAAAGATGGTGGACTCAACTGAACTTGGAAGTAAAATAGCCTCAGTTCACAATGGAAGTTCTCTTTTTACAGGAGATGCAGGAAGTGGTGAGAGTGAGATAAGAAAACATATCATTGAAAATGATTTGCTAGAAGCTATTATTGGACTTCCTAAAAATATGTTTTACAATACTGGTATTAACACATATATTTGGGTACTTACAAATAGAAAAGATAAAAAAAGAAAAGGAAAAGTTCAACTTATAGACGCCACAGAAATCTACTCAAAGATGAGAAAATCACTTGGAAGTAAATCTTATGAACTAAAAAAAGAGCATATCAAACAAATCACTGATTTATATTTGAATTTTGAACCTACACAACAAAGTAAAATCTTTGATAATGAAGACTTTGGATATCACAAAATCACAGTTGAAAGACCCTTACGACTAAAGGTGCAGTTTACAATTGAAGCTATTGAGAGTTTACGATTTGATAGTACTTTAACTGAACTAATGAAGTTAATATATGAAAGATACCAAGATATGGTTTATATTGGTCTAAAAGATGAGAAAAAAGCTATTGAAAGTTATTTTGAAGAGAATGAAATCAAAGTAAAACCAGCAGAACTTAAAAAACTATTCGATACAAAACTTTGGGAAAATCAAAGATATTTACAATATATTGCAAATAAGCTTTTTGAAGTATTTAAAGATGAAATCTTTATGGACTACAATCTTTTTATAAAAGATTTTGATAAAGAGCTTAAAAAGTTAGATATAAAACTAAGTGCAAATGAAAAGAAAAAAATATTAAATGCAATATCTTCAAAAGATGAAAATGCAAAAAGAGTTATAAAAAAAATACACAAATCAAGTGTAGAAAAAGAGCCAGAACTTTATGGGCTGTTTGTATATGGTAAAAACTTTGTAGAGTATGAAAGTGATAGTGAGCTAAGAGATTATGAAAACATCCCTTTAAAAGAGGATATTGAAGAGTATTTTAAAACTGAAGTTCTACCCCATTTAGATGATGCTTGGATAAACAAAGACAAAACTTTAAAAGGCTATGAGATAAGCTTTACAAAGCAGTTTTATAAGTTTACACCTCTAAGAGATATAGAAAAGATAGAAAAGGATATAAAAAAAGCCTTTGAAAGTTCAGCACAACTACTTAAAGAGTTGGGTTTATGA
- a CDS encoding restriction endonuclease subunit S encodes MIKYDSYKSSGIEWLGEIPSHWENKKIKYIFKIKKQIAGKLGFDILSITQKGIKIKDIESGGGQLSMDYSKYQLVKKGDFAMNHMDLLTGYVDISKYDGVTSPDYRVFYLTEKESDSRYFLYLMQMGYQNKIFYAQGQGSSQLGRWRFASEEFNNFFLPLPPKNEQEAIANFLDKKLEQVDNYISKQKELIELLKEKKSSLINQAVTKGLDSKVEYKESGIEWLGKIPKHWEVIKIKRLIKYTVGGIWGNEKKLNSSDIICVRVADMDYNNFNFSDKNLTIRNILHNERNNRILKKGDLIIEKSGGGEKTPVGRVVKFNLDYDAVCSNFMNKIKIIDKKIISDFLVLMFHILYINKIVIDSIKQTTGIQNLDINSYLSNLIPIPPKNEQKQIVDYIEKESSKIDKVINTKEDEIKLLDEYKQSLISSTVTGKIKVS; translated from the coding sequence ATGATAAAGTATGATTCTTATAAATCAAGTGGAATAGAGTGGCTTGGAGAGATACCTAGTCATTGGGAAAATAAGAAAATAAAATATATATTCAAAATAAAAAAACAAATTGCTGGAAAGTTAGGTTTTGATATTTTATCTATAACTCAAAAAGGTATTAAAATTAAAGATATAGAAAGTGGTGGCGGACAACTTTCTATGGATTATTCTAAATATCAGTTAGTAAAAAAAGGTGATTTTGCAATGAATCATATGGACTTATTAACAGGTTATGTGGATATTTCAAAATATGATGGAGTAACAAGTCCTGATTATAGAGTTTTTTATTTAACTGAAAAAGAAAGTGATTCAAGATATTTTTTATATTTAATGCAAATGGGATATCAAAACAAAATATTTTATGCTCAAGGACAAGGAAGTTCTCAACTTGGTAGATGGAGATTTGCTTCTGAAGAATTTAATAACTTTTTTTTACCACTACCTCCAAAAAACGAGCAAGAGGCTATTGCTAATTTTTTAGATAAAAAATTAGAGCAAGTGGATAACTATATCTCTAAACAAAAAGAGTTAATAGAGCTTTTAAAAGAGAAAAAAAGTTCACTTATAAACCAAGCAGTTACAAAAGGCTTAGATTCAAAAGTAGAGTATAAAGAGAGTGGTATAGAGTGGCTTGGAAAAATACCAAAACATTGGGAAGTAATAAAAATAAAAAGATTAATAAAATATACTGTTGGTGGTATTTGGGGAAATGAAAAAAAATTAAACTCATCTGATATTATATGTGTAAGAGTAGCAGATATGGATTATAATAATTTTAATTTTTCAGATAAAAATCTAACTATTAGAAATATTTTACATAATGAACGTAATAATAGAATTTTAAAAAAAGGAGACTTGATAATAGAAAAATCTGGAGGCGGTGAAAAAACTCCAGTTGGTAGAGTAGTCAAATTTAATTTAGACTATGATGCAGTATGTTCAAATTTTATGAATAAAATTAAAATAATTGATAAAAAAATAATATCTGATTTTCTAGTTTTAATGTTTCATATTTTATATATTAATAAAATAGTAATTGATAGTATTAAACAAACAACAGGTATACAAAATTTAGATATAAATAGTTATTTATCCAATTTGATTCCAATTCCACCAAAAAATGAACAAAAACAGATAGTAGACTACATAGAAAAAGAGAGTTCAAAAATAGATAAAGTGATAAACACAAAAGAGGATGAGATAAAATTACTAGATGAGTATAAACAAAGTTTGATTAGTAGTACAGTTACTGGGAAAATAAAGGTATCTTAA
- the rhuM gene encoding RhuM family protein, with protein sequence MENQNILIYENQNGNIKVDVRFEDESIWLNQAQICELYGKAKSTISEHIKAIFEDGELDKDSVVRKFRTTANDGKNYSVEYYNLDVIIALGFKVRSNTGTKFRIWANQKLKEYITKGFVLDDDRFKNGNQMSYFDELQNRLREIRLSEKFFYQKIKDIYMTSIDYDPKDEKTIEFFKIVQNKLLWAVSSQTAAELVHNRVDITKPLLGMSSYDKENKNITKKDVGVAKNYLNEEEIKLLGLLVEQYLAFAETMANQQTPMYMKDWIERLDLILSMNGRELLTNAGKISHQMAKEKSELEYKKYKENKKQIEKIQSLKELEEDIKKLK encoded by the coding sequence ATGGAAAATCAAAATATCCTAATCTACGAAAATCAGAATGGAAATATCAAAGTTGATGTAAGATTTGAAGATGAATCTATATGGCTAAATCAAGCACAAATATGTGAATTGTATGGTAAAGCAAAGTCAACAATAAGTGAGCACATAAAAGCTATATTTGAAGATGGAGAATTAGATAAAGATTCAGTTGTTCGGAAATTCCGAACAACTGCAAATGATGGAAAAAACTATAGTGTTGAGTATTATAACTTGGATGTTATTATAGCCTTAGGTTTTAAAGTTCGTTCAAATACTGGTACAAAATTTAGAATCTGGGCAAATCAAAAGCTAAAAGAGTACATCACAAAAGGTTTTGTCCTTGATGATGATAGATTTAAAAACGGCAATCAAATGTCATATTTTGATGAGCTTCAAAACAGACTTAGAGAAATACGACTTAGTGAGAAGTTTTTTTATCAAAAAATCAAAGACATCTATATGACGAGTATAGATTATGACCCCAAAGATGAAAAAACAATTGAGTTTTTCAAAATAGTTCAAAATAAGCTTTTATGGGCAGTATCATCTCAAACAGCAGCCGAGCTTGTACACAATCGTGTGGATATAACAAAACCACTTTTAGGTATGAGTTCATATGATAAAGAGAATAAAAATATCACCAAAAAAGATGTAGGTGTTGCAAAAAACTATTTAAACGAAGAAGAGATAAAACTTCTTGGACTTTTAGTAGAACAATATTTAGCTTTCGCAGAAACTATGGCAAATCAGCAAACACCTATGTATATGAAAGATTGGATAGAAAGACTTGATTTGATTTTATCTATGAATGGAAGAGAATTATTAACAAATGCAGGAAAGATATCTCACCAAATGGCAAAAGAAAAAAGTGAATTAGAATACAAAAAATATAAAGAAAACAAAAAACAAATAGAAAAGATACAAAGTCTAAAAGAGTTAGAAGAGGATATAAAAAAACTAAAATAG
- a CDS encoding type I restriction endonuclease subunit R, with amino-acid sequence MASLETVDTSERGFQKLILKELTKSQDYELSFSSDFDKSMCINQEHLFRFLKQTQEDIYEMILSKGKQAFLNRVDKKIQKEGIVNTLKKGVKYFDKTVKLFYSKPVSKLNEKDNKNYDENIFSVCEELIYTSEHKNRIDLVIFLNGFPIITFELKNAFTKQAVKDAIRQYQNDRNPKDKIFNFKRCFVHLAMDTDSVYMCTKLSGRKTFFLPFNKGLNNGKPYEPFGAGNPESEDGIKTSYIYNEILQKNSLSNIVDKFVKLIDEEDEDTKKVTQKLIFPRYHQLMAVRNLLKDVKDNGIGKRYLIQHSAGSGKSNSISWLAHQLVALHNSEDENIFNSIIIVTDRTVLDKQLRNNVISFADNPKIVGAIMENGGDSKTNQLQTALANKKKIIISTIQTFPYVLKQMDSITDGKFAIIIDEAHSSQSGETSKSLNAVLSDVNLEEIKDEFGEIDNEKLISALIQNRKMLSNASYFAFTATPKNKTLEIFGEKHGKEFYPFHTYSMKQAIQEEFILDVLGNYTTYQSFYKLVKAVQNNPTFNTKEAQKKLRSYVEAHEYSIKQKARIMIDHFLSEVRTLINGKAKAMVVTKSIESAIKYKQAFDEYLTELNIPCKAIVAFSGKKTYKGIDYTENSMNSFEDGNNNIPKQFKKNEFKFLIVANKYQTGFDEPLLHTMYVDKKLDGVQAIQTLSRLNRAKKPYKKDTFVLDFFNKTEDIKEAFKNYYSITVLSEETDVNKLNDLQDDLENTHVYEEEDLDELFSIYYGKEQDRGALERVINKSVIYFDDELSLKEKIEFKSNAKSFLRTYSYLSKIIDFENQTWEKMWLYLKLLVTKLKIDDDKDEDENILEAIDMDSYKLIDEGKKKIALDDDIGIIDPVPVTIGGGLNEEEFDTLENILKAFNDRFGNIPWDNPDKVQDVLVKEIPNVLRKNAAVIETIANSSRDNAKDASNKKVKELMQTFIHAHTEIFKVYMNNEGSFQNRYNEYIFDILLEEAKKYANNQKYENKSYGADLAADIKPEYN; translated from the coding sequence ATGGCAAGTTTAGAAACAGTTGATACAAGTGAAAGAGGATTTCAAAAACTTATTTTAAAAGAGCTTACAAAAAGTCAAGATTATGAACTCTCATTTAGTAGTGATTTTGATAAAAGTATGTGTATAAATCAAGAGCATCTTTTTAGGTTTTTAAAACAAACCCAAGAAGATATATATGAGATGATACTCTCAAAAGGCAAACAAGCTTTTTTAAATAGAGTAGATAAAAAAATCCAAAAAGAAGGTATAGTAAACACTTTAAAAAAAGGTGTAAAATATTTTGATAAAACTGTAAAACTCTTCTACTCAAAACCTGTTAGTAAACTAAATGAAAAAGACAATAAAAACTATGATGAAAATATTTTTAGTGTATGTGAAGAGTTGATTTATACAAGTGAGCATAAAAATAGAATTGACCTTGTAATTTTCCTAAATGGTTTTCCTATCATAACCTTTGAACTTAAAAATGCATTTACAAAACAAGCTGTAAAAGATGCTATAAGACAATACCAAAACGATAGAAACCCAAAAGATAAGATTTTTAATTTTAAAAGATGTTTTGTACATCTTGCTATGGATACAGATAGTGTTTATATGTGTACAAAACTCTCTGGTAGAAAAACATTTTTCTTACCCTTTAACAAAGGTTTAAATAATGGAAAACCATATGAACCTTTTGGAGCAGGAAATCCTGAAAGTGAAGATGGGATAAAGACAAGCTATATTTACAATGAAATCTTACAAAAAAACAGTTTATCAAATATTGTAGATAAGTTTGTAAAACTAATAGATGAAGAGGATGAAGATACAAAAAAAGTAACTCAAAAACTAATCTTCCCAAGATACCACCAACTAATGGCAGTACGAAATCTTTTAAAAGATGTAAAAGATAATGGAATAGGAAAAAGATATCTTATACAACACAGTGCAGGAAGTGGAAAAAGTAACTCTATATCTTGGTTAGCTCATCAGTTAGTAGCACTTCATAATAGTGAAGATGAAAATATTTTTAATAGTATTATCATAGTTACTGATAGAACAGTTTTAGATAAACAGCTAAGAAACAATGTCATAAGCTTTGCGGATAATCCAAAAATAGTAGGTGCAATTATGGAAAATGGTGGAGATAGTAAAACAAATCAACTCCAAACAGCTTTGGCAAATAAGAAGAAAATAATCATCTCTACTATACAAACTTTTCCTTATGTATTAAAACAAATGGATAGTATAACTGATGGAAAATTTGCAATTATTATCGATGAAGCACATTCTTCACAAAGTGGAGAGACAAGCAAAAGTTTAAATGCAGTGTTATCAGATGTAAATTTAGAAGAGATAAAAGATGAGTTTGGAGAGATAGACAATGAAAAGCTAATCTCTGCGCTTATTCAAAATAGAAAAATGCTTTCAAATGCTTCTTATTTTGCTTTTACTGCAACACCAAAAAATAAAACACTAGAAATATTTGGTGAAAAACATGGCAAAGAATTTTATCCTTTTCATACATACTCTATGAAACAAGCTATACAAGAAGAGTTTATTTTAGATGTATTGGGAAATTATACCACATACCAAAGTTTTTATAAGCTTGTAAAAGCAGTACAAAATAATCCAACATTTAATACAAAAGAGGCACAAAAAAAACTAAGAAGTTATGTGGAAGCACATGAATACTCTATCAAACAAAAAGCAAGAATAATGATTGACCATTTTTTAAGTGAAGTAAGAACACTAATAAATGGAAAAGCGAAAGCAATGGTAGTAACAAAAAGCATAGAATCTGCTATAAAATACAAACAAGCTTTTGATGAGTATTTAACTGAGTTAAATATACCTTGTAAAGCAATAGTTGCATTCTCCGGAAAGAAGACATACAAAGGTATAGACTACACAGAAAACTCAATGAACAGTTTTGAAGATGGTAATAACAATATCCCAAAACAGTTCAAGAAAAATGAGTTTAAGTTTTTGATTGTTGCAAATAAATATCAAACAGGCTTTGATGAACCACTTTTACATACAATGTATGTGGATAAAAAACTAGATGGTGTACAAGCTATACAAACTTTATCAAGACTAAATAGAGCAAAAAAACCATATAAAAAAGATACTTTTGTATTAGACTTTTTTAATAAAACAGAAGATATAAAAGAGGCTTTTAAAAACTATTATTCAATTACAGTATTAAGTGAAGAAACAGATGTAAATAAACTTAATGATTTACAAGATGATTTAGAAAATACACATGTTTATGAAGAGGAAGATTTAGATGAATTATTTAGTATCTATTATGGGAAAGAACAAGATAGAGGTGCACTAGAAAGGGTAATCAATAAATCAGTTATTTATTTTGATGATGAGTTATCTTTGAAAGAAAAAATAGAATTTAAAAGCAATGCTAAATCATTTTTAAGAACATATAGTTATCTATCTAAAATAATAGATTTTGAAAACCAAACTTGGGAAAAGATGTGGTTATATCTCAAACTATTAGTTACAAAGTTAAAAATAGATGATGATAAAGATGAAGATGAGAATATTTTAGAAGCTATTGATATGGATAGTTATAAGCTAATAGATGAAGGAAAAAAGAAAATAGCATTAGATGATGATATAGGAATTATAGATCCCGTTCCAGTAACTATTGGCGGTGGATTAAATGAAGAAGAGTTTGATACTCTAGAAAATATCTTGAAAGCCTTTAATGATAGATTTGGAAATATCCCTTGGGATAATCCTGATAAAGTGCAAGATGTATTGGTAAAAGAGATACCAAATGTATTAAGAAAAAATGCAGCAGTAATCGAAACAATTGCAAATAGCTCAAGGGATAATGCAAAAGACGCAAGTAACAAAAAAGTAAAAGAGCTTATGCAAACTTTTATACATGCGCATACTGAAATATTTAAAGTTTATATGAACAATGAAGGTAGTTTTCAAAATAGATATAATGAATATATTTTTGATATTTTGCTAGAAGAAGCTAAAAAATATGCTAATAATCAAAAGTATGAGAATAAAAGTTATGGAGCAGATTTAGCAGCTGATATTAAACCAGAATATAATTAA
- a CDS encoding ThiF family adenylyltransferase → MSEIHEYFNRQIKLWGEETQDNLQNKKVAIIGSGGLGCTLGIALGASGIGEFALVDFDEVGVHNIHRQIGFKVGDDGKYKAEVLKELIESRCPYTKATAYVESFDEFAKRDLDFDLIIDATDNLPSRAAINKYCIEKKQPWIYGTVEEFHGQVCFFEEASYEAVFKINDRKPNGIACPIVMHIGSLQANLAIRYLTGYPVQKDVLYYLSFDENGVLQNQKFNLPKN, encoded by the coding sequence ATGAGTGAGATTCATGAATATTTTAACAGACAAATAAAACTTTGGGGAGAAGAGACTCAAGATAATCTTCAAAATAAAAAAGTAGCTATCATTGGAAGTGGTGGTTTAGGTTGTACTTTAGGTATTGCCCTTGGTGCTTCAGGAATTGGAGAGTTTGCTCTTGTAGATTTTGATGAGGTTGGTGTACATAATATTCACAGACAAATTGGATTTAAAGTTGGTGATGATGGTAAATACAAAGCTGAAGTTTTAAAAGAGCTTATTGAGTCAAGATGTCCATATACTAAAGCAACTGCTTATGTGGAAAGTTTTGATGAGTTTGCAAAAAGAGATTTAGACTTTGATTTAATCATTGATGCAACAGACAACTTACCTAGTCGTGCAGCTATAAATAAATATTGCATAGAGAAAAAACAACCATGGATTTATGGTACTGTTGAAGAGTTTCATGGGCAAGTTTGTTTCTTTGAAGAGGCTTCTTATGAAGCAGTATTTAAAATAAATGATAGAAAACCAAATGGAATCGCTTGTCCGATTGTAATGCATATTGGTTCACTTCAAGCAAATTTAGCAATCAGATATTTAACTGGATATCCAGTACAAAAAGATGTATTATATTACTTATCTTTTGATGAAAATGGTGTTTTACAAAACCAAAAATTCAATCTTCCAAAAAACTAA